A DNA window from Eretmochelys imbricata isolate rEreImb1 chromosome 3, rEreImb1.hap1, whole genome shotgun sequence contains the following coding sequences:
- the LOC144262227 gene encoding uncharacterized protein LOC144262227, which produces MGSVEGSCPQNQQKHQEEDRDVGKTPPSKMEFQMMEGTLERKHVLQTGGRKATCRTWNLFHAVLMRQTLCFYQDRKDTLKSSVVALPLNLSGAQCIRETEYTKKTNCFRLQLRDGSEYLLKAPSQPLMNQWVSKLQQNSGFPEVDYFQAVTQPAEGTSSAMGPSKISGPGSSSSSHLLGHHQPVTAKNQEITLLPRSSGRLQLPYGTQEDPLDSAASQAGDNHRAVSHTTGQRQWLPAGSPKSQDNSYQEEEDALVTHKRRSHSFTSATYQKITPVSVPKEPLEAGNSYSITLYIGEQAVAMPRARCHSFVARPGSPREGALSRHKNKSVFKKFFGKKE; this is translated from the exons ACGCCCCCCAGTAAAATGGAGTTTCAGATGATGGAAGGGACTCTGGAAAGGAAACACGTGTTGCAGACAGGAGGCAGAAAG GCAACCTGTCGCACCTGGAACCTCTTCCATGCGGTGCTGATGAGGCAGACACTGTGCTTCTACCAGGACAGGAAGGACACTCTCAAG AGCTCCGTGGTGGCCCTGCCCCTGAACCTCTCGGGAGCACAGTGCATCCGGGAAACAGAGTACACCAAAAAGACCAACTGCTTCAGGCTACA GCTGCGGGACGGCTCTGAGTACCTCTTGAAAGCTCCATCCCAGCCGCTCATGAACCAGTGGGTCTCCAAACTGCAGCAGAATTCAG GTTTTCCTGAAGTGGATTATTTCCAGGCAGTCACGCAGCCTGCTGAAGGGACCAGTTCTGCTatggg ACCCAGCAAGATCTCTGGGCCTGGAAGCTCCAGCTCTTCCCACCTCCTGGGACATCATCAGCCTGTTACAGCCAAGAACCAAGAGATCACATTGCTGCCCAGGTCGagtggcaggctgcagctgcctTATGGGACACAGGAGGACCCACTGGATTCAGCAGCCTCACAAgcag GAGATAATCACAGAGCCGTCAGCCACACGACAGGGCAGAGGCAGTGGTTGCCTGCTGGGTCTCCAAAGTCCCAGGATAACAGctaccaggaggaggaggatgcgCTGGTGACACACAAGAGGAGGTCCCACTCATTCACCTCAG CCACTTACCAGAAGATCACGCCGGTGTCGGTGCCCAAGGAGCCCCTGGAGGCTGGGAACAGCTACTCCATCACGCTGTACATCGGGGAGCAGGCAGTGGCCATGCCCAGGGCTCGCTGTCACTCCTTTGTGGCCAGGCCGGGGAGCCCACGGGAAGGCGCCCTCTCTCgccacaagaacaaatccgtCTTTAAGAAGTTCTTTGGGAAGAAAGAATGA